Within Desulfolithobacter dissulfuricans, the genomic segment GCGTTCTGACTGGTGGGCGGATGATTATGGCCTGCCGGCGGGGCATTGAAGACAGAGTAGACAACCCCGCTGAGAAAACCGGCAAACAGGGCAATGGAAACCGAGATGAGCAGCGTCTGGAGGGTATATTTCTTTTCAGAGGCCATGATGCTCCTTGGGTTGAGGCGTTGTGGCTGGATGGGCTGATTACAGCTCCCAGAACTTACCGAACGCAGGGAAAAAGGCAACCCTTTTCCCTTTGTCTGTTTCTGTTCTCTTTGTGTTTCTGCCTGTGAGTCCGTATTTTTTTTATTCCAGAAGACCTGTTTTCCCGCTTTTCCTCCCTCTCCTTCTGACTTTTCCCCGGGCCAGCTGGTGTTCCCAGGCCACGTTTTGTTTCTATTGTTTCATTTATGTAAACTTGCAAACCGATATGTTCATATTTGTGACGTAAATGTAATGAACTGTCGTGTCAAGGAGTGTGGTATCGGTGGATTGTCTTCAAGGGAAAGAGGTTGTAGATCCTTCCTGGTTGAGGGATGGCACCGGTTGGCGGCCCTGCTGGCGGACCTGTTGTTGAATATGGAATAAATATTGCAAAAACGTATGGTAACAACAAGCTCAAACACCAGGTATCAGCCATGCATGATTCGCTTACAGCAGAAGCAGGAAATTCAGCCGCCTGGGAAGAACGCACCGGCCCCAGAGCCACAGAAACCCTGGAAGTTCGGGCCCTGTACCGCATTGTTCAGCTCATCGGTTCGGCCGTGCATCTGGATTCGACCCTGGCCGAGGTGTTCAAGGTTCTCCACGACACCCTGCAGATGGAGCGGGCGACCCTGGCCATTCTCGACAACGACCGTTCACGGCTGGTGATCCGGGCCTCCTACGGGCTGTCCGTGGAAGAGGAAATGCGTGGTACCTACGCCCTGGACGAGGGGATTTACGGCCAGGTGTTCCAGAGCGGTACCCCCTGTATCGTTCCCGACATTCACAGCGAACCGCTCTTCCTCAACCGGACCGGAGCACGGAACAGGATTTCCAAGTCCACCCTGGCCTTTATCTGTGTTCCCGTGGTTCTGGGTGACGATGTTGTCGGCGTTCTCAGTGTGGACCGGCTGTTTGCCGCCGAGGTCAACCTGGAGGAGGATGTCCGTTTTCTCACCGTTCTCTCCACCATCATCGCCCAGTTCCTTCATCTGCACCAGGCCATCCGCAAGGATCGGGAACAGCTGGTCCTGGAAAACAAAAGCCTGAAGGCCGAACTCCATGGGCGCTACAACCGGCATTACATCATCGGCCAGTCCAAGGCGATTCAGGAAATTTTCTGGAGCATCGAACGGATAGCCCCGTCCAGGGCCACGGTGCTGCTGCTGGGTGAGTCCGGTACCGGCAAGGAACTGGTGGCCCGGGCCATCCACGAGGCCAGTGACCGCAAGAACAGGCCGCTTATCAAGATGAACTGTGCCGCCCTGCCGGAGAATCTGCTGGAAAGCGAACTCTTTGGCCATGAGAAGGGGGCCTTTACCGGAGCCGGCGCTGTCCGTCTGGGTCGGTTTGAACTCGCCGACGGCGGAACTCTTTTTCTTGACGAGATCGGCGAGATGCCCCTGTCCCTCCAGGCCAAGCTGCTCCGCGTCCTCCAGGAACAGCAGTTTGAGCGGCTGGGCTCCACACGGACCCTGAGTGTGGATGTGCGGATTATCGCGGCCACCAATGTCAGTCTGGAAAAAGCCGTGGCCGCCGGGACCTTCAGGAGCGATCTCTTCTACCGTCTGCACGTGGTGCCACTCAACCTGCCCCCGCTGCGGGAGCGGCGCGACGA encodes:
- the nifA gene encoding nif-specific transcriptional activator NifA translates to MHDSLTAEAGNSAAWEERTGPRATETLEVRALYRIVQLIGSAVHLDSTLAEVFKVLHDTLQMERATLAILDNDRSRLVIRASYGLSVEEEMRGTYALDEGIYGQVFQSGTPCIVPDIHSEPLFLNRTGARNRISKSTLAFICVPVVLGDDVVGVLSVDRLFAAEVNLEEDVRFLTVLSTIIAQFLHLHQAIRKDREQLVLENKSLKAELHGRYNRHYIIGQSKAIQEIFWSIERIAPSRATVLLLGESGTGKELVARAIHEASDRKNRPLIKMNCAALPENLLESELFGHEKGAFTGAGAVRLGRFELADGGTLFLDEIGEMPLSLQAKLLRVLQEQQFERLGSTRTLSVDVRIIAATNVSLEKAVAAGTFRSDLFYRLHVVPLNLPPLRERRDDIPLLLDHFLRSSNKRNGKNLRMSREFLDFLTEYDWPGNVRELQNLIERLVILSSGDVLRVEDLPEYLLTRETPVVTRRPATPEHAPDSSTLSRDPEPPTVHKPLHELERDQVEAALKRHGWVQARAARELGLTQRQIGYRIKKYNLKRPEYY